The window GCATCGTCCAGCAAGGTGTAGCGGCAAGGGATTGTGAACACACCGGTCACCGCCGCGATCGCTGCGGCCATCAGGATCATCGTGCCAGCCTCGTCGGCGCGGCCTTCGTTCAACAAATACGCGGCGAACGCGATGGCCATGAAGATCGGGGCGAGCAGCAGAACGAGCAGCCATCGATCGACGGCGGATGGGTAGACGAGCGGGGCAGTGTTTCTCATTCGAGCAGTTTACCAGCCGAGATGGTTTTGTTGACCGGAGGCACGCTGCGTTGGATAGCCAATTCAGAGAGCAGTTTTGCCACCAATGTTCGGGGTTTTGACCGCGAAATCGGCCATTTTGGGAACAACTGCACGAAAAATCTTCAGTTTTCTGTAACGAACCGGAATCTCGCCGCAATTGCTAGTGAGACCGAAATGCCCGCCATTAAAATCTGTTCATGACCGATCGTTCCCATCCCGCCGCAAATCGCCTGGCCGCCGAATCGGCGGAGGAGCACTTTGTGCAATTGGTGACGGAACATCAGCCGCGGATTGGTGCCTATATCCAGTCGCTGATGGGCGACGCGAATCGGGCCGCTGACGTGCTCCAGGAGACCAATTTGGTGCTTTGGCGACGCAAATCGGACTACCAGGTCGGCAAACCGTTCTTGCCATGGGCGTTTGGAATCGCTCGTTTGCAGGTGCTTTCGAACCTGCGAGACAAACGTCGCGCTCCGTCCTTGCTCGACGCGGATGTTGCCGAGCTGGTTTCGACGGAAGTGGAAACGGAGGCCGAGCGTTTGAACGAGATCCAGTCCGCTCTTTCGGAGTGTTTGAATTCGTTGCCCGAAAAGCGTCGGCAAATGATTCAAGACCGTTACTTCGAATCTCAAACCATCGATCAAATCGCCAATTCAATGAGTCAAGGAAGCTCGAACGTTCGTGTGACCTTAATGCGAGTCCGGCGACAGTTGGCCGATTGCATCGAACGTCGCTTGGCAACCGGAGGTGCCCTTTGAAGTCAGCCAAATCAATCGAAGAATTGCTGCTTGCCAGCGAAGAAGGAACGCTCGATTCCGTCGATCGCGATATGTTGAACGAGCTGTTGCGGCGTGATCCTGATTCGCGTGCCAAGTTCGCTCGCTGGCAAATGATGACGGTTGCTTTGCAGGACGGAGTACCGTCGCAGTGGAAAGCCGAAGCAAAGGTCGAAGTACAAGAGACCAACCGGTCGGTTTGGTCCGAGCGACAAGTCTATCGCTGGGTGATCGCATCGGCGGCGGCGTTGTTGGTCGCGGTCACGTTCCGTTGGGTGCAGTTGGAAACACGTCCAGCGAATTTGGTTGCTGACAACACCGTCGCAAGCGGTCGGGCTTCGGCGGAAGAGCCCACTTCGTCCGGCGTGGCCGTGGTGACCCAGTTGGTCAACGCGAAAGACGCAGTGATCCGAGGTGTAGGTGAATCTTCTTCGCAATCGCTCAGTGTCAATGCGGCTTTGAATCCTGGTTCGGTTCGATTGGAATCTGGCTGGGCACAAATCGAATTTTTGAACGGCGCGACGGTGGTGCTTCACGGTCCTGCGGAAATGGAAGTGGTTTCTGCAGCCGAAGCGATCATGCATCGCGGTCGGATCCGAGCCGAAGTGCCTCCCGCCGCTCGAGGTTTTGTCGTGCGGACGCAGGACATGAAAGTTGTTGACCTGGGAACCGAGTTCGGCTTGGAAGTTTCCGACGAGGGTTCGAACGTCCAAGTCTTCGACGGCGAAGTTGAACTGCAGGTTGACGAAGACCAACCGCAGTTGGTTGGTGCTGGCAAATCGCTTCAGCGCGGCAGTGGAACGGGCGTCGGTTTGGTCGAGTCGGCGATGACTCCTGATCGATTTGTTGATGCTGCGGGATTGCAACGACTCGCGGAAACACAGCAAAACGAACGCTACCAGCGCTGGCGTGAAGCCAGCCAAACGTTGCGGAAAGATTCGCGATTGATCGCGTATTTTGCGATGGATTCGCCCTTGAAGGGCCAGCGGTTCTTGTCAAACGACACCGTGCCACACAAGCCTGACTTGGACGGTGCGATTGTCGGAGCCACCGTGACGCGTGGACGTTGGGAAGCCAAGCCGGCTTTGCAATTCAAACGCCCCGGTGACCGCGTTCGTGTGAATGTTCCCGGCGAGTTTGAATCACTGACGATGGCGACTTGGGTGCGCATTGACAGCTTGGATCGTTGGTACAACTCGCTGTTTTTGACCGACAGTTACCAGCTTGGTGAACCTCACTGGCAAATCCTCGACACGGGGCAATTGCACTTTTCGGTGCGAGCGTCCACGTCCGGGGATGAGAACGAACCCAGCGTCGGGCCGCCGCACCACGTTGCCCTCTCGCCTTCGTTTTGGGACCCATCGCTGAGCGGCCAATGGCTGCATTTGGCGGTCGTCTATGACGTCGATGCGGGAACAACCACTCATTATTTGAACGGGGATGTCCTCAGTGTGGACGACATTCCTGATCACCAGATCGTTCGCACCACTCGAATTGGAATGGCGTCGATCGGTAATTGGTCCACGCCTTTGGAACCCGAAGAACATTTTGCCATTCGAAATTTGAACGGCAGCATGGATGAGCTGGCGATCTTCGCCGCTGCTCTTTCCCCCACAGAAATCAAGGAAATGGTTGAACATGGAAAACCGTGATTCATTGATGCGTATTTTCGCGGCGTCAATCGCTGCACTGTTGATTGGCGGCGGTTCGCTGTTGTCGAACAACGGTGCGTTGGTGCATGCCGACGAGGCAACTCATCCCGCTGGCGATGCGAATCATTCGGCAGACGACATTGACCGTTTGTTCACGCTGAAGGTGATGCCTTTGCTGACTGAGAAGTGCTTGGGATGCCATGGCACCGATGCTGACGACATCAAGGGCGACTACGACGTTCGCAATCGCGAAGCGTTGTTGCGTGGCGGTGAATCCGAGGAAGCGGCGATCATTCCCGGCAACGCGGAAGACAGCCCGTTCTTCTGGGCGGTCAATTGGGACGGCTTGGAAATGCCGCCCAAGGAGAACGACCGACTGGACGAGAAGCAAATCGAAATCGTTCGCATGTGGATCGATGCCGGAGCGCCCTGGCCCAGCGAAGAACGCCAACAGGAGATCCGTCTCGAAGAGTCGATGGTCGCCGAAAACGAAGATGGCGTGTTGATGGCAACCAGCGGAGGCCAAGGAGACGAGTGGACCTATCGTCGATACAACAAAGACGAAGTCTGGGCGTTCTTGCCTCGTCAAACTGAGTTCGAACACGACAGCGTCGATGCGTTCGTCAACGCAAAGTTGGACGAGAATGGTTTGAAGCCGTCTCCCGATGCTGATCCGAACACATTGATTCGGCGTGTCTACTTCGACATGTTGGGCCTTCCGCCCACTCCGACTCAAACTCGTCAGTTCTTGACCGCATGGGAAGACGACTCCGAAGCGGCATGGAACAACTTGATCGAGGAACTACTTGCCAGTCCGCACTACGGTGAACGTTGGGGCCAACACTGGTTGGATGTCGTTCGCTATGCCGACACCGGCGGATTTTCAAATGACTACGAGCGTTCGAACGCTTGGCGATACCGCGATTACGTCATCCGCAGTTTGAATGAAGACAAGCCGTACAACCAGTTCATCATCGAACAAGTTGCCGGTGATGAAATGCATGCGGACAAACCGGCGAACGATCCGGCGCGAATCGAAGCACAAATCGCAACTGGATTTCTGCGGATGGGACCTTGGGACACCGCCATGGTGCCATTGGAAGAAGCCCGTCAAATCATGCGAGATGACATGGTGCACAGCATCGGCCAATCGTTCCTTTCCATGCCAATGCGTTGTTGCAAGTGTCACGATCACAAGTTCGATCCAGTACCGACGCAGGACTACTACCGAATGTATTCTGCGGTCTCGACGGCTCAGCCAGTGGAGGCAGAAGCACCGTTTTTGTCAGAAGAGAATCTGACCGGGTTCGAGGAAGGCAAGCAACAAACGCAAGCCTTGTACGAATACGCGAAAACTCGTGCGGATCGATTGACTCGTCAACGTGAACAAGCGGCTCGCGATTGGTATGCCGAGCACGACAAAGAGTACAAAGATTTGAATGCTCGCAAAAATGATTCGGACGAAGAGAAACCACCTCGTGCGGTTGGTCTGAGTGAGATGGAGCAGGGCCGATTGAAAGTCCGCGAGCAAGACGTTTGGATTTGGAACCGTCGTTTGGAACGCTATCAGCCGATGGTCCAAACGGTCGTCAACGCTCAAGACACCTGGATGAACGCTCGGAAACTGCGTGCACCGGAAAAGATCAAAGAGGATTGGCGTCCTGAGTCGTTCATCTTCAACGGCGGTTCGTTGGCTGCTCCCAGCGATCCCGTGACGCCCGGTGTGCTCAGCGGATGCAACTTGCCAGTCGAAGGTGCTCCGGAGTCCGATCCGTATGCCTTGCCCGACACGCTCAACGGTCGGCGGTTGGGATTGGCAAAATGGATTGCGAATCCTGACAACCCGATGAGCACTCGATCGATAGTCAACCGAATTTGGCAACATCACTTCGGCCGCGGCATCGTGGCGACGCCGAACAACTTCGGCGTGAAAGGTGCTACACCAACTCATCCCGAGTTGTTGGACTGGATGGCGGACACGTTTGTGAAGAACGGTTGGTCGATCAAGTCGATGCACCGGTTGATTTTGCAGTCGGACGCTTATCGACGAAGCACCGAGCATGCGGATGCGGACAA of the Rhodopirellula bahusiensis genome contains:
- a CDS encoding sigma-70 family RNA polymerase sigma factor, whose amino-acid sequence is MTDRSHPAANRLAAESAEEHFVQLVTEHQPRIGAYIQSLMGDANRAADVLQETNLVLWRRKSDYQVGKPFLPWAFGIARLQVLSNLRDKRRAPSLLDADVAELVSTEVETEAERLNEIQSALSECLNSLPEKRRQMIQDRYFESQTIDQIANSMSQGSSNVRVTLMRVRRQLADCIERRLATGGAL
- a CDS encoding LamG-like jellyroll fold domain-containing protein produces the protein MKSAKSIEELLLASEEGTLDSVDRDMLNELLRRDPDSRAKFARWQMMTVALQDGVPSQWKAEAKVEVQETNRSVWSERQVYRWVIASAAALLVAVTFRWVQLETRPANLVADNTVASGRASAEEPTSSGVAVVTQLVNAKDAVIRGVGESSSQSLSVNAALNPGSVRLESGWAQIEFLNGATVVLHGPAEMEVVSAAEAIMHRGRIRAEVPPAARGFVVRTQDMKVVDLGTEFGLEVSDEGSNVQVFDGEVELQVDEDQPQLVGAGKSLQRGSGTGVGLVESAMTPDRFVDAAGLQRLAETQQNERYQRWREASQTLRKDSRLIAYFAMDSPLKGQRFLSNDTVPHKPDLDGAIVGATVTRGRWEAKPALQFKRPGDRVRVNVPGEFESLTMATWVRIDSLDRWYNSLFLTDSYQLGEPHWQILDTGQLHFSVRASTSGDENEPSVGPPHHVALSPSFWDPSLSGQWLHLAVVYDVDAGTTTHYLNGDVLSVDDIPDHQIVRTTRIGMASIGNWSTPLEPEEHFAIRNLNGSMDELAIFAAALSPTEIKEMVEHGKP
- a CDS encoding PSD1 and planctomycete cytochrome C domain-containing protein; protein product: MENRDSLMRIFAASIAALLIGGGSLLSNNGALVHADEATHPAGDANHSADDIDRLFTLKVMPLLTEKCLGCHGTDADDIKGDYDVRNREALLRGGESEEAAIIPGNAEDSPFFWAVNWDGLEMPPKENDRLDEKQIEIVRMWIDAGAPWPSEERQQEIRLEESMVAENEDGVLMATSGGQGDEWTYRRYNKDEVWAFLPRQTEFEHDSVDAFVNAKLDENGLKPSPDADPNTLIRRVYFDMLGLPPTPTQTRQFLTAWEDDSEAAWNNLIEELLASPHYGERWGQHWLDVVRYADTGGFSNDYERSNAWRYRDYVIRSLNEDKPYNQFIIEQVAGDEMHADKPANDPARIEAQIATGFLRMGPWDTAMVPLEEARQIMRDDMVHSIGQSFLSMPMRCCKCHDHKFDPVPTQDYYRMYSAVSTAQPVEAEAPFLSEENLTGFEEGKQQTQALYEYAKTRADRLTRQREQAARDWYAEHDKEYKDLNARKNDSDEEKPPRAVGLSEMEQGRLKVREQDVWIWNRRLERYQPMVQTVVNAQDTWMNARKLRAPEKIKEDWRPESFIFNGGSLAAPSDPVTPGVLSGCNLPVEGAPESDPYALPDTLNGRRLGLAKWIANPDNPMSTRSIVNRIWQHHFGRGIVATPNNFGVKGATPTHPELLDWMADTFVKNGWSIKSMHRLILQSDAYRRSTEHADADKDPDNSWFARYSPRRMTAEEIRDSLLAVTGELNPDVGGLPARPEINMEVALEPRMIQFSIAPAYQPSRTPEERNRRSIYSYRVRGQADPFLEVLNKPNPNDSADLRDAASVSPQAFTLLNSDVMTDRSIAMSVRLQRESDQLTDRINRAFELILGRRPTKSQMQRMKTYVNDMTEYHSQIKPKPRTYPTEITRSLVEEFSGRPFEYTEWLPSFEDYQSDLKPWEVDSKTRALADMCLVLFNANEFVFID